One Nocardioides oleivorans DNA segment encodes these proteins:
- a CDS encoding Fpg/Nei family DNA glycosylase, which translates to MPELPEVEALVQDLRGRLVGRAISRVDLTAFSALKTFDPPLHALHGTLVDSVTRHGKFLDIDASGVHVVIHLARAGWIRWKDEVPALPARPNPKNPLAARIVIDDPDLDVQPGLDITEAGTKKGLAIYVVRDPQEVEGVARLGPDPLSDDFTIDVLRAILAKEGRKQIKGVMRMQSIIAGIGNAYSDEILHAARMSPFKPANSLEEDDDLQTLYDAIRTTLGDAVARSSGLAASELKGEKKSNLAVHGRTGQKCPVCGDVVREVSFADSSLQYCPTCQTGGKPLADRRMSKLLK; encoded by the coding sequence ATGCCCGAGCTGCCGGAGGTCGAAGCCCTCGTCCAGGACCTGCGCGGACGGCTCGTCGGCCGGGCGATCAGCAGGGTCGACCTCACCGCCTTCAGCGCGCTCAAGACGTTCGACCCGCCGCTGCACGCGCTGCACGGCACGCTCGTGGACAGCGTCACCCGGCACGGCAAGTTCCTCGACATCGACGCGAGCGGCGTGCACGTGGTCATCCACCTCGCGCGGGCCGGCTGGATCCGGTGGAAGGACGAGGTCCCCGCGCTCCCGGCCCGGCCGAACCCGAAGAACCCCCTGGCCGCCCGCATCGTCATCGACGACCCGGACCTCGACGTCCAGCCCGGGCTCGACATCACCGAGGCCGGCACCAAGAAGGGCCTGGCGATCTACGTCGTGCGCGACCCGCAGGAGGTCGAGGGCGTCGCCCGCCTCGGCCCGGACCCGCTGTCCGACGACTTCACCATCGACGTGCTGCGCGCGATCCTGGCCAAGGAGGGGCGCAAGCAGATCAAGGGCGTGATGCGGATGCAGTCGATCATCGCGGGCATCGGCAACGCCTACTCCGACGAGATCCTGCACGCGGCGAGGATGTCGCCGTTCAAGCCGGCCAACAGCCTCGAGGAGGACGACGACCTCCAGACGCTGTACGACGCCATCCGCACCACGCTGGGCGACGCGGTCGCCCGGTCGAGCGGGCTCGCAGCCAGCGAGCTCAAGGGCGAGAAGAAGAGCAACCTCGCCGTCCACGGCCGTACCGGCCAGAAGTGCCCCGTCTGCGGCGACGTCGTGCGCGAGGTGTCGTTCGCCGACTCCAGCCTGCAGTACTGCCCGACCTGCCAGACCGGCGGGAAGCCCCTCGCGGACCGGCGGATGTCGAAGCTGCTCAAGTAG
- a CDS encoding universal stress protein: protein MTLVVGFAPGKDDRSGLELGALLARSDGDDLRIVTAAPARWPTPVAGGTDREYADWARAHGEAAVAEATALMAQIDPDVRVKAAWVEGRSASSVLLSQAGKHGARAVVVGSGQAGAYGQVHLSSTADVLLHSASVPVAIAPRGFDAPAGSTVTRATCAFRGDEQSRRTLAATAEVCARTGAALRVATFAVRGRTMYPPETGLRDEDMVMEAWIEQTNALQAEALATIGEPRPDDVRAVVADGRTWQSAMDRLDWQRGDLLVVGSSRAGLASRLFLGPNATKILRASPVPVLVVP, encoded by the coding sequence GTGACCCTCGTGGTCGGCTTCGCCCCCGGCAAGGACGACCGCTCGGGCCTCGAGCTCGGCGCGCTGCTCGCGCGCTCCGACGGCGACGACCTCCGCATCGTCACCGCCGCACCCGCGAGGTGGCCGACCCCGGTGGCCGGCGGCACCGACCGCGAGTACGCCGACTGGGCGCGCGCGCACGGCGAGGCAGCGGTCGCCGAGGCGACCGCCCTCATGGCGCAGATCGACCCGGACGTGCGGGTCAAGGCCGCCTGGGTCGAGGGCCGGTCGGCCTCCTCGGTGCTGCTGTCGCAGGCCGGGAAGCACGGCGCGCGCGCCGTCGTGGTCGGCTCGGGGCAGGCCGGCGCCTACGGCCAGGTGCACCTGAGCTCCACGGCCGACGTGCTGCTGCACTCGGCGTCCGTGCCCGTGGCGATCGCGCCGCGCGGCTTCGACGCACCTGCGGGGTCGACCGTCACCCGCGCCACCTGCGCGTTCCGCGGCGACGAGCAGTCGCGTCGTACGTTGGCCGCGACCGCCGAGGTCTGCGCCCGCACGGGCGCTGCGCTGCGGGTCGCGACCTTCGCCGTGCGGGGCCGCACGATGTACCCGCCGGAGACCGGCCTGCGCGACGAGGACATGGTGATGGAGGCGTGGATCGAGCAGACCAACGCCCTCCAGGCCGAGGCGCTCGCCACGATCGGCGAGCCGCGCCCCGACGACGTGCGCGCCGTGGTGGCCGACGGCCGCACCTGGCAGTCCGCGATGGACCGCCTCGACTGGCAGCGGGGCGACCTCCTGGTGGTCGGGTCGTCGCGGGCCGGGCTCGCGTCACGACTCTTCCTCGGGCCCAACGCGACGAAGATCCTGCGCGCCTCGCCGGTGCCCGTCCTCGTCGTGCCGTGA
- a CDS encoding APC family permease — protein sequence MAGLSQQLLRRKPFAQPRGAHDGPELARTLGTFSLMMFGVGATVGTGIFFVLQEAVPDAGPAVMVSFLVAGVAAGLSALCYAELASSIPVSGSTYSFTYHSMGELMAMVIAACVLLEYGVAASAVAVGWSGYFNELLNSLFGFQLPDALSYSPVPYEDDVTGLVNLPAVVLVFLCTILLIRGASESAKVNTIMVLIKLGVLLLFVVVALTAFRADRFDHFFASGSAGISAAAGTIFFSFIGLDAVSTAGEEVKDPQRALPRAIMGALVIVVGVYLLVAFAGVGSQPLAEFSSDEQQSAGLSVILENITGSSIPGTVVAAGAVISIFSVTLVTLYGQTRILFAMGRDRMLPDRFASVDSRTMTPTFNTIVVGVVVSLIAGFVPADYLWDTVSIGTLVAFSVVAISILILRRTQPGLERPFRVPGYPVTPVITVVACVYVLSGLAAITWVIFSVWLAIVLAFYFLWGRRHSRLESGDHEGATR from the coding sequence ATGGCCGGTCTGAGTCAGCAGCTCCTGCGGAGGAAGCCCTTCGCCCAGCCACGCGGAGCCCACGACGGGCCCGAGCTCGCCCGGACGCTCGGCACGTTCTCGCTGATGATGTTCGGCGTCGGCGCGACCGTCGGCACCGGCATCTTCTTCGTGCTGCAGGAGGCCGTGCCCGACGCCGGCCCCGCGGTGATGGTCTCGTTCCTCGTCGCGGGCGTCGCGGCCGGCCTGTCGGCGCTCTGCTACGCCGAGCTCGCCAGCTCGATCCCGGTCAGCGGGTCGACGTACTCCTTCACCTACCACTCGATGGGCGAGCTGATGGCGATGGTGATCGCCGCCTGCGTGCTCCTGGAGTACGGCGTCGCCGCGTCCGCGGTCGCGGTCGGGTGGAGCGGCTACTTCAACGAGCTGCTCAACAGCCTCTTCGGGTTCCAGCTGCCCGACGCGCTGTCGTACTCCCCCGTCCCCTACGAGGACGACGTCACCGGCCTGGTCAACCTGCCGGCCGTCGTGCTCGTCTTCCTCTGCACGATCCTGCTGATCCGCGGCGCGAGCGAGTCGGCGAAGGTCAACACGATCATGGTGCTGATCAAGCTCGGCGTGCTCCTGCTCTTCGTGGTCGTCGCGCTGACCGCGTTCCGCGCCGACCGCTTCGACCACTTCTTCGCCTCCGGCTCGGCCGGCATCAGCGCGGCCGCCGGCACGATCTTCTTCTCCTTCATCGGCCTCGATGCCGTGTCGACGGCGGGCGAGGAGGTGAAGGACCCGCAGCGCGCCCTGCCACGCGCGATCATGGGCGCGCTCGTCATCGTGGTCGGCGTCTACCTGCTCGTCGCCTTCGCCGGCGTCGGCTCGCAGCCGCTGGCGGAGTTCTCCAGCGACGAGCAGCAGAGCGCCGGGCTGTCGGTCATCCTCGAGAACATCACCGGGTCCTCGATCCCCGGCACGGTCGTCGCCGCGGGGGCGGTGATCTCGATCTTCTCGGTGACGCTCGTGACCCTCTACGGCCAGACCCGCATCCTCTTCGCGATGGGCCGCGACCGGATGCTCCCCGACCGCTTCGCCTCGGTCGACTCCCGCACGATGACCCCGACCTTCAACACGATCGTGGTCGGTGTGGTCGTCTCCCTGATCGCCGGATTCGTGCCGGCCGACTACCTCTGGGACACCGTCTCCATCGGCACCCTCGTCGCCTTCAGCGTGGTCGCGATCAGCATCCTCATCCTCCGCCGCACCCAGCCCGGCCTCGAGCGCCCGTTCCGGGTGCCCGGCTATCCCGTGACCCCGGTCATCACGGTCGTCGCCTGCGTCTACGTCCTCTCCGGCCTGGCCGCCATCACGTGGGTGATCTTCAGCGTCTGGCTCGCGATCGTGCTCGCCTTCTACTTCCTGTGGGGCCGTCGGCACTCCCGCCTCGAGAGCGGCGACCACGAGGGAGCCACGCGGTGA
- the zwf gene encoding glucose-6-phosphate dehydrogenase, with protein sequence MTEPQAPHPAQSISYPAESRPSSRYAQEQLDPHVIVLFGATGDLARRKLLPGMAHLVLSDLAPDIRIVGTSLEDMSDEEFRAFARSAVEQFGHKQLSPEQWDLFDDNLTYVAQSAGPAALAAAVERAEQALGGDVRRLHYLSVPPKAALPVIDMLREADLVARARVVMEKPFGTDLASAIALNARVHETFKESQVFRIDHFLGKEAAQNILAFRFANGLFEPIWNRNFIDHIQIDIPETLGLDQRANFYESTGAYKDMVVTHLFQVMAFVAMEPPTALEPRAISEEKNKVFRSLLPIRPSTVVRGQFTGYTSLPGVAPDSDTETFIAMECRLDNWRWAGVPFYLRTGKEMAEGKRIISIAFKEAPRSMFPANSGVGQSGPDHLTFDLADESKVSLSFYGKRPGPGMRLQKLSMQFSTGETESAGDVLEAYERLILDAMRGDHTLFTTAEGIESLWDRSAQLLDNPPPVKPYAPGTWGPNAIHQLVAPHAWRLPFEREWRAKK encoded by the coding sequence GTGACCGAGCCGCAGGCACCGCACCCCGCGCAGTCCATCTCCTACCCCGCCGAGTCCAGGCCGTCGTCGCGCTACGCGCAGGAGCAGCTCGATCCCCACGTGATCGTGCTCTTCGGCGCCACCGGCGACCTCGCCCGCCGCAAGCTGCTGCCCGGCATGGCGCACCTCGTCCTGTCCGACCTCGCCCCCGACATCCGCATCGTCGGCACGTCGCTGGAGGACATGAGCGACGAGGAGTTCCGCGCGTTCGCCCGCTCCGCCGTCGAGCAGTTCGGGCACAAGCAGCTCAGCCCCGAGCAGTGGGACCTCTTCGACGACAACCTCACCTACGTCGCCCAGTCCGCCGGCCCCGCGGCGCTCGCCGCCGCGGTCGAGCGCGCCGAGCAGGCGCTCGGTGGCGACGTACGACGACTCCACTACCTCTCCGTGCCCCCGAAGGCGGCGCTCCCCGTGATCGACATGCTCCGCGAGGCCGACCTCGTCGCGCGGGCGCGCGTGGTGATGGAGAAGCCGTTCGGCACCGACCTCGCCAGCGCGATCGCGCTGAACGCCCGCGTCCACGAGACCTTCAAGGAGTCGCAGGTCTTCCGGATCGACCACTTCCTCGGCAAGGAGGCTGCGCAGAACATCCTGGCGTTCCGCTTCGCCAACGGCCTCTTCGAGCCGATCTGGAACCGCAACTTCATCGACCACATCCAGATCGACATCCCCGAGACGCTCGGCCTCGACCAGCGCGCCAACTTCTACGAGTCGACCGGCGCCTACAAGGACATGGTGGTCACGCACCTGTTCCAGGTGATGGCGTTCGTCGCGATGGAGCCGCCGACCGCGCTGGAGCCGCGGGCGATCTCGGAGGAGAAGAACAAGGTCTTCCGCTCGCTGCTGCCGATCCGGCCGAGCACGGTGGTGCGCGGGCAGTTCACCGGCTACACCAGCCTCCCCGGCGTCGCACCCGACTCCGACACCGAGACCTTCATCGCGATGGAGTGCCGCCTCGACAACTGGCGGTGGGCGGGCGTGCCGTTCTACCTGCGCACCGGCAAGGAGATGGCCGAGGGGAAGCGGATCATCTCGATCGCCTTCAAGGAGGCGCCGCGATCGATGTTCCCGGCCAACTCCGGCGTCGGACAGTCGGGGCCGGACCACCTGACCTTCGACCTCGCCGACGAGTCCAAGGTGTCGCTGTCGTTCTACGGCAAGCGTCCCGGCCCCGGCATGCGGCTGCAGAAGCTCTCGATGCAGTTCTCCACCGGCGAGACCGAGTCGGCCGGCGACGTGCTCGAGGCCTACGAGCGGCTGATCCTCGACGCGATGCGCGGCGACCACACGCTCTTCACCACCGCCGAGGGCATCGAGTCGCTGTGGGACCGCTCGGCGCAGCTCCTCGACAACCCGCCGCCGGTGAAGCCGTACGCCCCCGGGACCTGGGGGCCCAACGCCATCCACCAGCTCGTCGCCCCCCACGCGTGGCGGCTCCCGTTCGAGCGGGAGTGGCGCGCGAAGAAGTAG
- a CDS encoding ATP-binding protein, translating to MDPIRNPYAPGAGQRPPELAGRDEQLSAFDVVLERVAKGRPERSLVLTGLRGVGKTVLLNALRGTAVRKGWGTGKLEARPGQGLRRPLSSALHQAVRELGRSGDEESVDHVLGVIKSFAHRDAGANAKLKDQWSPGIDAPAVRGRADSGDIEIDLVELFTDLGGLAAEVGKGIGIFVDEMQDLGPDDVSALCAACHELSQSGLPVIVVGAGLPHLPAVLSASKSYSERLFRYQRIDRLAREAADHALEAPAASEDAAFEPEALAAMYDATGGYPYFIQAYGKAVWDLAPRSPITAADVAVAAPEAESELAVGFFGSRYERATPGERDYLMAMADVAVALGDPDSVPSADVAAALGKKPQSLSPARDSLLKKGLVYSGERGRIAFTVPHFGRYLRERG from the coding sequence GTGGACCCCATCCGGAACCCGTACGCCCCCGGCGCGGGCCAGCGCCCGCCCGAGCTCGCCGGGCGTGACGAGCAGCTCTCCGCCTTCGACGTCGTCCTCGAGCGGGTTGCCAAGGGGCGCCCCGAGCGCAGCCTCGTGCTGACCGGGCTGCGCGGCGTCGGCAAGACCGTGCTGCTCAACGCGCTGCGCGGGACCGCCGTGCGCAAGGGCTGGGGGACCGGCAAGCTCGAGGCCCGTCCCGGCCAGGGGCTGCGGCGCCCGCTGAGCAGCGCCCTGCACCAGGCCGTGCGCGAGCTCGGTCGGTCGGGGGACGAGGAGTCGGTCGACCACGTGCTCGGGGTGATCAAGTCCTTCGCCCACCGCGACGCCGGCGCGAACGCCAAGCTCAAGGACCAGTGGAGCCCGGGCATCGACGCGCCCGCCGTCCGCGGTCGGGCCGACTCCGGCGACATCGAGATCGACCTCGTCGAGCTCTTCACCGATCTCGGCGGGCTCGCGGCCGAGGTCGGCAAGGGCATCGGCATCTTCGTCGACGAGATGCAGGACCTCGGGCCCGACGACGTGTCCGCGCTGTGCGCGGCGTGCCACGAGCTCAGCCAGTCGGGACTGCCCGTGATCGTCGTCGGCGCCGGGCTGCCCCACCTGCCGGCCGTGCTCAGCGCCAGCAAGTCCTACAGCGAGCGGCTCTTCCGCTACCAGCGGATCGACCGGCTCGCCCGGGAGGCCGCCGACCACGCCCTCGAGGCGCCCGCCGCGTCGGAGGACGCAGCCTTCGAGCCCGAGGCCCTGGCCGCGATGTACGACGCCACCGGCGGCTACCCGTACTTCATCCAGGCCTACGGCAAGGCGGTCTGGGACCTCGCGCCCCGCTCGCCGATCACGGCCGCCGACGTCGCGGTCGCCGCACCCGAGGCCGAGTCGGAGCTGGCCGTCGGCTTCTTCGGCTCGCGCTACGAGCGCGCGACGCCGGGGGAGCGCGACTACCTGATGGCGATGGCCGACGTGGCCGTCGCACTCGGTGACCCGGACTCCGTCCCCAGCGCCGACGTCGCCGCTGCGCTCGGCAAGAAGCCGCAGTCCCTCTCGCCCGCCCGCGACTCGCTGCTGAAGAAGGGCCTGGTCTACTCCGGCGAGCGCGGCCGGATCGCCTTCACCGTCCCCCACTTCGGGAGGTACCTCCGCGAGCGGGGCTGA